Part of the Mya arenaria isolate MELC-2E11 chromosome 8, ASM2691426v1 genome, acctcctcctgtgtacaggtttggggtatgatggtgaacaagtgtgcaaagtttcgaagccagatgtcaatggactttgaaaatattgaggtggtacacaaactcttacaaaaactttaattaagtggttacgccgacgctcgggtgactggGATAggtctccttattcttcaaatagtcgagctaaaaacacaCGCCCCAGAAAATGGGCGCTTAAATGGTCTAGGGAAGGACCTGTCAAGATTTAGAGTTTACGAAACAGACAGTTTAGGAAAAGACCATAATTCTTCTCAACTACACATGTACAGTATTCGGACAAAAACAATTAGGATTGTGATTCCTCATCAATTACCTATTTCcttgttcattattttcttcatcatAGGAGACACTTCAATGCTCTTGTTTCTTATGAGGAATACCCCATGAACACGATAAAGCagtaaaaaaacactatttttaaaagtgtttttggtTTGTCGCAAGGGCGCCGCCATCTTGAATTGCAAAACTTATACTAGATAAAATAATACGCACGAAAAAGGTCAAACTACACTAATTTTTATGCCGAGTTAAACAACCAACTTCTTTATATATACCGCTTTAATACAGTCTCGGACACTCGAATTCTTTGTTTGTCTCAAAAGCAATGTAATGGTTGCTGGACAAAATGCGAGAGATTTGGCAAGGATGGAAGGATTAGTTGCCTTATTCATTTCCAAAGCAATGCAATTGTTGCTGGGCAAATGCGAGGGATAGAGCCAGGACGGAGAGAATGGTCGCCTTGTGCGTTACCAATGTAATGTAATGCTTGCTGGGCAAATGCGAGGGATAGAGCCAGTGCGGAGAAATGAGCCgccttgtttgttttaaaagcaatgtACTGGTTGCTGGGGAAATGAGAGGGATATATGACAAGGACGGAGATGAGTCGCATTGCCTGCCAGTTTCCAAAGCAATGCACATATAATGGTTGTTGGGCAAATCAGACGGATAGAGCCAAGAGGGAAAGAATGGCCGCCTTGTGTGTTTCCAATGTAAGGTCATGGTTGCCAGGCAAATTAGAGGGATAGAGCCAGGGCGGAGGGATGAGTCGCATTGTTTGTTACCAATGTAATGTAATGGTTACCAGGCAAATTAGAGGGATAGAGCCTGGGCGGAGGGAGGGATGAGTCGCCTTGCTTGTTTCCGAAACAATCAAATGATTGCCAGGCAAATTAGAGGGATACAGCCAGGACGGAGGGATGAGTCGCCTTGTTTGCTTCCAAAGCAATCAAATGGTTGCCAGACAAATCAGTGGAATAGAGCCAGGACGGAGGGATGAGTCGCCTTGTTTGTTTCCAAAGCAATCAAATGGTTGCCAGGCAAATCAGTGGAATAGAGCCAGGGCGGAGGAATGAGTCGCCTTGTTTGTTTCCAAAGCAATCAAATGGTTGCTAGGCTAATTCGAGGGATAGAGCCAGGACGGATTGATAAGTcgccttgtttgttttatcaaagCAATGTTATGATTGCCAGGTAAATCAGAGAGATAGAGCCAGGACGGAGGGATGAGTAGCCTTGTTTGTTTCCAAAGCAATGCAATGGCTGCTGGGAAAATGAGAGGGATATAGTCAGGTCGGAGAGGTACGTTTAAGAGCCTGCACAACTCAAAATCCGCAATACAGTCGAACGCTGTTGGCTCGAATTCCAatggaccggcgaaaatacctcgagcctcagaaaattcgagccaagcgggaatctTAACCTAAGTATAAAGAAATGGGTCCTTAACAttaagttcgagccaacgagttatTCGAGCCAAACaagttcgagctaacggggttcgactgtaattaaaatataatggatTTGAAGATTTCAcctagtgtttttttttccattgcaCCATGCATTGTCGTTGGTATGCATTCCGTTTTTTACTATTGATTTGACAATATTAAGTAATATTCAATACACAGTAATTAAATTTATGATTCACAGTTCCTCAATTTATGGTTCACAGTAACTCAATTTATGATTCATAAAAACTCATAGAAACTTATTTTTACAGAGTTTCCGCACCCGGAGAGAATACTCCACCACTGAGCTATCGGGGCGGTGAAAATAATGCAAGTATATGAGTCATTCTGCGACCCTTCCAGCTATTCTCGGAATGTCACATTTACACCTGCCATAATGAAgctcttttaaaataaaccGCTGAGGAAATTTAACCACTTATCAGATAGATTTAAATGATGGCCTTAGCAGAAATGAATTCATATTTGCGACAGGCCATTGCCTTTCTTTATTGATTATtgcttaatataaataatagacGTTTATTAAGACCAAATCACAAGTACATCGGAACATTAAGAACACAGAGtgattctttaacataaatacaGAGCCCAATCAGCTAACATATATTTACAGGATTTCTCAACCGACACTTCaagatttgtttataaacattttttatttaaaatgtttaagtgaAATCTTTGGTTATTTTCAGGACATGgttaaatgaagaaatattacatacaattttaataaaaaggcAATATCACTTTTGCGTCTCAAAATTTACTTTTCAGttgtttaaagataatttaatgCATGGTAATTTCTTTCTTATAAACAACAATCATGACTAAGGAAGAAACACTGTCAGTTTGCACTAAACACCTTCAATGAGTCATTACGCAACATCCCGACAACTAGTGTACGTGTGTAGGGACAGAAGGACACAGAGAAGGGACTGGCcagtccgtccttccgtcccaTTATTTCCGTCATCTTGCCGTCCCTCTCCGTCAGCAGCATCACGTTGTGGCTGCCATACCCACACACGAGCAGCTGACCCGGACCTACCGCCACCACGGACCCAGGATATTCAAGCTTCTTGTCACTGTACTCTCGTAGGGCCTTCCCGTCTAGAGACAGCTGGAGGACGGTGTGGGCAGTGCTGTCAGACACGTACATGGTCGGTGGTGTGGAAGCTGACACAGTCAGGTAGAATGGGCGTTGGAAAGGTTGTCTTCCATCCACTGTTTGAAATGTACTGATAATAAGCCCATCCAATGTCATCACTTCAATACACGGGTTATATGGGTAAGAAACGTATAGTCTATTGTTGTTGTATGCAATACCACGACACCCAGATGATACTTTAATTTTCTTTCCACGCGACAACTGCCCTTCTTTCGTAGACATCAGTTGTATCATGGAGTTATGCGGGAGAGTGACTGCGGCCTGGTCATCAGGAAGCGCACACACGTCCCAGGGCATGCCTGGCAGTTCGAGTCGGGACGTGACGGTTCGGGTGGTGGCGTCCACCAGTTTGGCACACCTGTTACTGTAGTCAGTCAGAAGGAAGAGACCAGGAGACAGCAGGGTGAGGCCGGTAATAATGCAGGTTTCCTGGTCTTGTGGCGCTCTGACGTGGATGTCTGCTTCATTCTTCCATGTCACAGTAGAGAGGTCAGGAACTGGAATTGAACACAATAAACGactagattatttttttcactttcgTTTTAAAAACCTTATTAGAGACAAtggtttaaacttttttaaaaggGTGCAGCTtcaattttaagtgttttttcttCAATGAGAAAATTTAGATTAAACAAACAAGGCACGGACACCcggtaataaatataaattataaagaggtgttttttgttttagtgtaataCACAATAAAATTCACCGGGTGaacaccaaaagctatatttgaCAAGTTGtgttataatcattttaatgttcCCGTCTTAAGTACGCCTGCAAACAAATTCACTGTACAATTTTCCCCGTATATCTTACGAACACATTATTAACACGTCTTTTCTGTCAGTTTGATATTTTAGCCCAATTATTGTGACAAGATTTACCCCAGGGATAAATAAGTGCACATAAGCGcaaacatgcatttgttttctttcgGAGACAAATTTGCCTTATGTCCCAGCgtgtgtttctattttttcttaattcgAATATTCGACATAAACCAATACAAGTAACgcattgatatataaaaagaaatctgtcgaaatgttttggcaaattatttataacttttgtttttttattgaaaatatttacttttcccAATTGTCATATAAACTCGTCAAAAACATACCCCAAGGCCAAATGTGCATCCCGTTACACACAGCACTAAAAATAGGCATTGCCATTACTTAgagtcattttaaaaataaagatagtATTTCGAacagaaaaatacatataaatcaaagttctttttattttagatgGAAACGGTCGGAGTGTTGTGAAAaccttgaaatatatttaaatggcaCTGTAAAAAATGTTGCTACAAATACGCTTATGTACAGTAAGCCCAATAACTATGGATTTTATGATAAATTCCAATTAATACCGAATGGGAAAAACAGGCTGCGTTGGCATTCGTGTCGAGGCCGATTTCTGTTTGTTTACAGTGTACTTGCAACCAGGCGGGTTTACCGAATTGATTGCAGCAAAAACTTATTGATGATCagtaattttgtattaaaacgttttcaTTTAGTTTAAGTTTAACTTCTGTGTCATAATTGAAGTAATTGCTTTCGCTATTATGAACAAGAACTCAATATAAGGACAATTATTGAGATATTACTTAGAATTTTACTCAAATAATTACAACGCTATCCTTTTTAGAGTCAAGTGATActtaaaaatgtaaagtgatttttaaacatACTATTCTTTCGAAACTCTCCCGCAACGTCAAGGGTTCCAAGACCCATTTTCGATCCCAGTAGCCGCTCCGTGTCCGCGTCCTTAGTAAACTGGTACTTCCGGGCGTTCATCCTATCAGTCATCTTCTCCATATTGTCATTAATTCCCCGTAGCTCCTTCATGCCTCGCCTTGCCGTAACATACCGCTGGTTCACCGAGACGTCACCGGAAGTCAGTTCCGTTTTTATGGCCTCAAGTCGGGTTTTCATCAACTCACAATCGGTCTTAAGTGCAGTCAACGCGTTCTCATCCTCGGTCTTGACCTTCTCGATGTTGTCGAGCAACTCCTTCTCGCGCCGGTCCAGGTATGTGTTTATTTCTGCACGGAACTTCCTCAGTTTATCTATCTCAACCTTAGACTGGTTTTCAACTTCACCTAAAATCTCCTTGACGTTACTAACAAGCCCTGATAAAAGATCTTCAGCTTGTTTAATTGATGGTTCCAGCTCTCTAAATTCATTTCCAATGACAAACTCTTTAGCCACATCAGCGATGTAGTCAACCTTACAGCTGCGATGGTCAAGTACGACACAGTCGCCACAGCCAAGGTCTCCGTGGGTCGGGCAATAAAACTTGATCATCTCCTTCGGGTGGTGGTTACAATAATCCGTGTCGGCGATAGCTGATTTCTTCGTTGACGGGTAGAAGGAGGGCATCTTATCTTTAGACAGCAAAATGTGGTTCCTGGACATCTTATATCTCTTATGGTATTCGACACAGGGAGCGCACATGTACTCCTCGCAGGTCTGACAGAAGCCCTGGGCCACAGCGCGTTTACCGCCTTCTTCACACGGCTGGCAGTAGACCGTGGCGTCAGCGGAACCCTtgtcaaggtcagggtcacgCTTCTTTCCGGGTACCTCCATCTATGTAAACAAACTAATATATGAATCACTGTTATAAGCTaactgttttattcaaataaaaacgtACAGATTCAGTACGAGCAAGTAAAAATTTGACCTTAGACAAACATAAAATGTCTTGTCTAGATACGAATCATTTTCAAAACGAAAGTAGTGATCTTTGTTCTAATTTAGAAAAGCATTAAAGATCGTTCAAATGTGCTATTTTATTATCCCCACCCCCACAAAAAACTGCTTTTAATGTCGGTAATATCAAGCAATTCTCAATAAAGAAATACAAGTTATATTTACCTTTATTTTGTTGATCTTCAAAACCAACAAGGAAGTAAATTCATTTCATCTACTGCGCATGTCCAAATATAACCTTTGTATATATTCACgatgtttaaacgtttgttaacagaacagaacagaacagaacagatattttattagaCTTATACAATTGTACATCGTcttaatacatatagttatacataAGTTCATGTCATTTCTCTAAACAAACTAAGaggattttttaacaaatttaaggcatGTTGTCAAGCAAAACATGCTGTTAACATGcgatttaaagtgacactcttattcaaaatcaatacatacgcatgtataacaaacattaattttgactgataaacttttaactactactTAATATTGCATGGAAAATATTATCtgctgataacaagcttgtaaCCTTGAATTAAATAGAGGAAAgcgctaaaatattaaatcattggtGAATGCTCAAATATATACTTtggtctactttagtctcataaggtagaactatcgtgttttatgctcatttctttcaaattaaactcgatatcatTCCCAATATAACAATCTCCGGACTTTATTGACCGATCATTATGTTAATAGGCAGAAccgaataataataataataataataataataataataataatactaatactactactactactactactactaataataataataataataataataataataataataataataataacaataataataacaataataatcatgatataataataaaaaaataaatactactactactactactactactactactactactactactactactactactactactactactactactactactactactactactaatactaatactaatactactactactactaccactactactactactactactaatactaatactaatactaatactaatactaataataataataacaataatccCTTCCCCATCTCTCTCTCTTTCCCCTTTTCTCCCCCTTTTCCCATCCAACTTCCCGTTTGACCATCTCTCACCATTTACTCTTTTATCTCCCTTTCTCATCCCTCTTCTTTTTCGCACCCATCTCCCTTTTCCTATCACTCTGTCGTTTCCAGTCCCTTTCCCTAACCATCCATATCCCTTTCCCCATTCCTCACCCTTTCACCATTCCTCTCCATTTCCACATCCATCGACCTTTCCCAATCCCTCTTATTTGTTTTGTCCCTCTCTTTCCTCTCATCACTCTCACTTTACCCATTTCTGTCCCATTCCCCACTCCCCTCCCTTTTCCCATCAACTTCATTTCCCCCATTCCGCTTTTTTTCCAAATTCCTCCCCCTTTTCGAATCCCGATCCATTTCTCAATTCCTCCCCATTTCCCCCATCCAACTCTCCCACACCCCATCCTCTTCCTTTCCCCATCCCTCTTCCTTTTCCATCCCTCTCTCTCTTTCCTGATCCCTGTTTCTTTCCCCACACAACCCTCCTTTACTGTCCCTCTCCCTTTCCACATCCACATCCCCTTTCCCTGTCACTATCCCCTTCCCAATCCCTTGTCCTTTTGCCCATCCTTCTCCTTATAATTCTCCTCACCCCTTGCCAATACCTACTCTTTTTCCATCCCTTTCTACATCCCTCTCACCATCTCCCTCTCTTTCCCAATACCTCTCACTTTCCCCAATTGACCCTTAACCAATCAACTCCACATGAGCGCACACTGCACCCTTTCCCCTTCCCTAACCCTTTCCCAATCCCTCTCCCTTCTCGCATTCCCCATCACTCTCCCTTTGCCCATCCCCctctctctccctctccctCTCCCTTTGGCCATTCCTCCCCTTTCCCAAACCCCTCTCCTTTTCCCCAGCCCTATCTTTTTCCCCAACCCTATCCCTTTCCCCTTCCCACTCTCTTTCCCAATCCTTCTCCCTTTGCCCATCCTTCCCCTATCCCCATCCCTCTATCTTTCCCCATCCCTCTCCCTTTATCCAATCCCTCTCCCTTACCCCATCCTTCTCCCTAACCCCATCCTTCTCCCTTTCCCCATCCTTCTCCCTTTCCCCATCCCTCTCCCTTACCCCATCCTTCCCCTTTCCCCATCCCTCTATCTATCCCCATTCCTCTCCCTTACCCCATCCCTCTCCCGTTCCCCATCCTTCTCCCTTTGCCTATCCCTCTCCCTTACACCATCCTTCTCCCTTTCCCCATCATTCTCCCTTTGCCAATCTCTCTCCCTTACCCCATCCCTCTCCCTTACCCGGTCCCTCTCCCTTACCCGATCCTTCTCCCTTACCTCATCCTTCTCCCTTACCCCATTCTTCTCCCTTTTCCCATCCTTCTCCCTTTCCCCACCCTTCTCCCTTACCTCATCCTTCTCCCTTACCTCATCCTTCTCCCTTTCCTCATACCTCTCCCTAACCTCATCATTCTCCCTTATCCAATCCTTCTCGCTTTGCCCATCCTTCCCCTTTCCCCATCCCTCTTCCTTACCCCATCCCTCTACCTTACCCAATCCTTCTCACTTTCCCAATCCCTCTTCCTTCCCCATCCCTCTCCCTTACCCCATCCCTAACCCCATCACTCTTCCTTACCCAATCCCTCTCCCTTACCCGATCCTTCTCCCTTACTTCATCCTTCTCCCTTACCTCATCCTTCTCCCTTACTTCATCCTTCTCCCTTTCCTCATCCCTCTCCCTAACCTCATCCTTCTCCCTTACCCAATCCTTCTCCCTTTTCCCATCCTTCCCCTTTCCCCATCCCTCTATCTTTCCCCACCCCTCTTCCTTACCCATCCCTCACCCTTACCCCATCCTTCTCCCTTTCCCAATCCCTCTCCCTTCCCCATCCCTCTCCCTTACCCCATCCCTCTCCCTAACCTCAGCCCTCTCCCTTACCCGATCCTTCTCCCTTACTTCATCCTTCTCCCT contains:
- the LOC128243725 gene encoding E3 ubiquitin-protein ligase TRIM71-like, whose amino-acid sequence is MEVPGKKRDPDLDKGSADATVYCQPCEEGGKRAVAQGFCQTCEEYMCAPCVEYHKRYKMSRNHILLSKDKMPSFYPSTKKSAIADTDYCNHHPKEMIKFYCPTHGDLGCGDCVVLDHRSCKVDYIADVAKEFVIGNEFRELEPSIKQAEDLLSGLVSNVKEILGEVENQSKVEIDKLRKFRAEINTYLDRREKELLDNIEKVKTEDENALTALKTDCELMKTRLEAIKTELTSGDVSVNQRYVTARRGMKELRGINDNMEKMTDRMNARKYQFTKDADTERLLGSKMGLGTLDVAGEFRKNIPDLSTVTWKNEADIHVRAPQDQETCIITGLTLLSPGLFLLTDYSNRCAKLVDATTRTVTSRLELPGMPWDVCALPDDQAAVTLPHNSMIQLMSTKEGQLSRGKKIKVSSGCRGIAYNNNRLYVSYPYNPCIEVMTLDGLIISTFQTVDGRQPFQRPFYLTVSASTPPTMYVSDSTAHTVLQLSLDGKALREYSDKKLEYPGSVVAVGPGQLLVCGYGSHNVMLLTERDGKMTEIMGRKDGLASPFSVSFCPYTRTLVVGMLRNDSLKVFSAN